CAGGagtaaattctgcccaaaattcAATTAACTCCTGAATATCACAGTCAGAAATTTCTATGCTCTTGTTTCAGTTATATTTATTAGATACCTCCCTTCATCAGGCTTCAAGCCATCTCCTCTGATTAATCCTACTGAGTGCCAGTTTCAACTCCTGAAGGTCAACAATAGTCATTTTTAAAATCCTAGTAACTGAATGGTACAATGGCAAGCACAGATAGATGGTAGGAGAATAGGGAAAATGGGATAACAAACTACATTCAACAATGCAGAATAACTTCATTGTAGTACTAGGAATTACACTGCAGATGCAAGTAATCAGCAGAAGAGCCTAATTAATGGCAAAAGACTTGCAGAGGAAGCTATGTAAAATTAGAAGGATCTTTCCACCAGTTTTCTCCTATATGAGCTGAAGAATTGAACTTCACTGCATCAAATCTTCTTTGCTTGTACGTCAAATAATTATctgaaaaattaaaacaaaatattttcCTAAATGCATACATACTGTGTGAATTCCCAGTCCATTCAACATGTAGACTACGTCCTCAGTTGCCACATTTCCAGATGCACCTTGTGCGTAAGGACAGCCACCCAAGCCAGCCACTGAGGAGTCCACTGTACAGATTCCCATCTGAAAAAACAAGAGGAAAATTCCAATTTAGCACCACACCACACTCAAAGACATATCACTATCTATTTGAAgtggtcagcccaagcctgaatgtggtccaggttttgctgcatatggacatgactcctcagatactgaagcagtccaagaatggtgctgaacattgtgcaatcatcagcagacattcctatttctgaccttatgatggaagcagctgaagatgactggaCCTAGGACACTGTCCGAAGGAACCCCTGCAatgatgttctgggactgagatgattgactgccaataaccacaaccatcttcccttgtgataggtatgactcatccagtggagagtttcccccaccttccatcactttgctaatgatcaagagtagactgatgtggcggtaattgacctgattggatttgtcctgctttttgtggacaggacatacctaggcaattttccacattgtactggcatctacctgacaccTTATACAATGATGATGAATACACTAGCTGAATACACCTAATACTTCTAGGGTGTCCTTACGTTTCAATTTATATTTTGAATGTGTTAACTTGGTGCTAATTTATTCAATTTGAACACAGGTTCTAAAGTTTTCTGCTGGCAATGATAAAAAATGTATTTCACAACTTTTTTCATACTTTACCTAGCATTTTCTTTTAGTACAATTCCTAAAGTGTTTTTGAAAATACATTATGCATGTAGTCTAAAGATTAAAATtgtcttattttttaaaaaaaagtaattttccCAGCTATAAATTCTACCCATCCCTCCTGTTTTTCTTTATAGGGTGAGCAGCTGCCAATACAACCAGTTTGGACTTTTTGTCTATCAAAATCACTTTACTGTCTTGGTTAGCAATAACTTGAGGATCTCAAAGACTTATCACTACCGATATGAAGTGGTCAGTTTTTAACCCAAAAATTATGCTGTTAAATGGAGTATTGGAAAGGAAAGTGAAATTGATAATTAAAACTGTCTTGTTTGTGGCACCTGATCAGTTCTGCACTGCTTAATATGAACTGGATACTGATTTCAAGTATGTTGCATACAGGACTTTACCAAGAAGTATTTAATATGTCAGAAAAATCTCAAATCATGGTGTTACTGCAAGCCCCACATTTAATTGAATCAGAGTATGACTGTGGACATGTAACCGCGTGCAGATGTTACAGCTGACAAGCTGTATGTATTGTAGATCAAATATACAAGTTCAAGCCGGTATTACAACTGTGAAATCAGTCACTTGTGATTTGTTGAAACTCAGTTTGTCAAAGCAATTTTACTAAAACTCAAGCTTCCCAATTAAAAACAAACCCCATTAAAAGTctttatttggaaaaaaaaaaatcactagccTGTAATGCTgcaaagatgtttgcaagagccTGGCCATACGTATCATGACAGTGTACGGCTAGTGCATTGACTGGAACCTCCTTGATTACAGCTGTCAGCATTTCTTGCATGCTGCCCGGCGTTCCTACACCGATGGTATCCCCCAGGGATATCTCATAACAACCCATGGAATAGAGCTTCTTAGCCACctgtaaaaaaaacacacaagtcAGTTGATATGGATTTTAACGGTGACTTTAACAGTTCTGTTGATTCTGTAATGTATCTTAATATTCAGTGATGTACAACTTTAGTGTAGAACACGACTAAGTTAGGAGAGAACATAATCACATCCACTTTTATATTTAAAATATAATTGATTTTCATAACTTTGTATCCATTTTATATTGTAGTGATTACTAAAATGCCCACTGTTTTATGTGCAAAAAAATGCTTCTGCAAATTTCAATTTGCGTTCCTCTTCTTTTCCCACTCCCACCATACTTGCCTCTGCAACTTTAATAGGGGAAACATTCCCTTCATAAGGGCAGCCAAGTACACAGGACACATACCTGAAAGAATACAAAATATAAAGTTGTCACTGATTCTTACTCTAGGAATAAAGCTGTTTAAAGTTGACAGTGTCTGTATAGGCTTCCTCTAACTAGAACTAGGCAGCATGGACAAGTCAACAATAAAACCTAAATTGAAGTCCAGTCTGTAATTGGTCAGAACATGGTTGCTTGTTTCAATTTGTTAAATAAAGCAGAAAACAAATTTCAATTATAAGCAGTATTTGTTTCACCTAACCCAGGTATGCACAATCATTAGGTCCAACTTGATCATCAGTAACAGCTTCACTCACTGTACATATCAAGTTGTGTTGAATCTCTGCCAGTTCCTTTACCTAATGGGGCTAGCATGATTGTGTTTCTGATGTTTCTTTGCACTTCCTTTCTTTCAAGCTTCTCTACTGTAGTACAGCTGAGTGCAATTTCTGCTAAGCCATTGCATAGATTACTAAGTTTTTTTATAACTTTCATCTCCATAACAACCTCAGCCATAGTTTAACTTCTCAAAAGTGATGTCATAACCAACAAATCCAActatccctccccaaacccttttcTAGAATGCTCTTTAGTTTCACTCTTGTTTTAAAAGGACATCTCATAAATACAAGTTCTCCGTCAAACTTCTAGAAACTATAATTTGGCACAGAATTAATAGTCAAATGAACATTTtcaggttaattaaggagagctgcatggatttcttaagggaaaatcatgtttaactaacttgctggagtttttccaAAGATGTAAcagggaggattgatgagggcaatgatactgatatggtgtacatggacttccaaaaggcacttgatacagtaccacacaactGGCTAAAAGAAAAGTTTTAGATCATGGAATAGAAGGGACACTTGCAACATagctacaaaattggctgagtgacagaaaacagagtaagttaatggatgttttttgggctggaggaaggtttgtagttgtGTTCCCccagggtcggtattgggacccttgctttcctgatttattttttattcattcagtagatgtgggcttcgctggctgggccagcatttattgcccatccctagttgccctgagaaggcgatggtgttgagctgccttcttgaaccgctgctgtccaagtggtgtaggtatacccacagtgctgtgagggagggatttccagatttttgaccgagtgacagtgaaagaatggcgatatatttccaagtcaggatggtgagtgacttgggaggggaacttccaggtggtggtgttctcatctatctgctgtccttgtccttctagatggtagtggtcagggctttggaaggtgctgtctaaggagattatattaatgatctaatgaaaaactcagcaggtctggcagcatctgtgagagagaaaaacaaagttaatgtttcgagtccaatatgaatcttcttcagtctccacagatgctgccagacctgctgagtttttccagcgctctctgtttttatttcagatcttccGAGTTACAACTTGTGTAAAAGGAACCATTTCAATATTTGATGActatacaaaacttggaagcatcatAAAgtatgaggaggacagtgtagaatttcaaaaggacatagacacattggtggaatggatggataggtggcagatgaagttcaatgcagagaaacgcGAGGCAAtagattttggtaggaaaaacatggagagacagtataaagtaaAGGGTACTACTCTAAATAAAGTAAAGGATACTATTCACCATGTACACCATACACatgacctgggtgtatatgtgcataagtcattaaaagggttgcaggacaggtgcagcatatagtatcctaggctttattaatagcagcatagagtacaagagcaagtaggttctgttgaacttgtataagacactagttagacctcagctggactaCTGGTTGctgttctgggcgccacattttaggaaggatgtgaaagcattggagacaatgcagaagaggtttacaagaatggttccagagatgaggaacttcagttatgaagtaagattggagaagttgggactcttttccttggagaagaaaaggctgtgaagagatttgatagaggtattcaaaatcatgaagggtctggacagagtagatggggagaaactgttcccacccaTAAAGGATCAAGGACGAGGtggtacagatttaaagtaattggcaaaagaagcaaaagcataTGAGAAAATATCATACAGCAAATAGCTGGGGTCTAGAATGCACCTCCTGTGAGTGTAgtggatgcaggttcaatcaaggcatccagatgattatttaaaaagaaacaatctgCAAGGTTattgggagaaggcaggagaatggcaaaagctgaaatgctcatttggagagccagtgcagacgcaAAAGCCCGAAAGGGCTCCTTCTGtggtgtaacaattctgtgattctgaagtaTTGCGTTCGACACACTGGGAAAAGAATTCTCCTTTATTTGAATCCATTTAATGTTTCAAGCTATGCAGGAACATTTTGGGATGGCCTATCAGATTCCAAAGACCCTGGTAGTGTAAACATAACTCACAAGTAAACATTATTTCATAATTTTCTTAGTAAATTCATTCAAGAAAACTAAAAATACAACCTTGTAACAAAAGGCTGACTAACAGAGCTCAACAACTTTTTTGGTACATTTTAGGTATTGATTCAAATCTTCATCTACTTCAGTTGAGAACGTACATCTGATGCATTTAATAGCTAAAACATTTGAGAAAATAAATTAATTTGCAGCTCCCCTGTGATGCTATACATAAAATCGCCAATAGAACTGTGAAAAACGTTTTGCAACATAAAGTGAAAGATTTGTAATCGTACCCTCGAACTGGAATGCTCAAATCCTTTGCTGCTTTCATCACCTCTTCAAATCGCTGTAGACTCTCATCAATAGAACAGTTAATGTTTCTTTTGCTGAATATTTCTGAGGCAGCGCCGAAGATGGCTACCTCTCTTGCACCTGCTTTGAGCTGTGAAAAACAATATATCATGGTACTCATGACACAGAGAATAAAATGGGACACTGCAGACCAACACCCGATCTTGACCCGAGATTAAGCCAATGGGATAATTATAAATAAGATAAGAATCCATGATAAAGAAAATTAGGCACATATAATAATCTAATTATGAAAATTGGGGGTGGAGGAAATACCAAATTCTAATAATTGACTGTGATAGGAGTCACTATAACCAACTCTACTTTTAACTGTTTTTGCTCGTCCTTTTTTGTTCAGTCCTGCAGGGCAGCTTATCATCTAGTTTCCAACCATAAGTATTTACCTATCCCTGGTCATTTTTTCCCATGTTTAAGGGATCTActatgtatttccagcattttctggatcATAGCAGAGCTTGAACTTGCCAAAATTTAAAAAAGCCAAATAAGTTTTTTACATAACTATCATCTGAGTAAATTACATTTTATGGATATTTATATTCCAGGAACTATCTTGAATAAGGTTCTACAATGATGTCACAGCTGAACACTAAGTTTGCCTTTAGTGGTCCTACAGCAGCTCCCATTGATACAAAAATTGCACCTTCCTCATAATCTGCCCTTAGAATACTTGAGGAGACAAGTATAATGCCGTCTACAGTAAACCAATTACTGAATGCAGTGCAGTCCTGTGCTATATTATGAAATTTTCTATTACCAAGCAGACCAGAAGTTTACAGGCCACATTAGCAAACAGCTTTAATTATAACCAATCAAGAAAGGAAGAACAGAAAATTTCCCAAAATACAAACATAACAAATACAATTAAAATGTAATTGGTTAACTACTCTTAGTAAACTTCTGAACAGTTCAGGCATTTGTCAATTCATTACTGTACTTCAAATGTAGCCTATATTAGTTTTTTTATCCAATCACTATATCAAGCACACTACCTCAGGATACTCTCAGATTTTACTCTTCCTTAACAAAGTAGACAATACTTTTATGCATAAATCCAACCAAACATAGCttaactaaaacagaaaatgctggaaaaactcaggtctggcagtatctgtggacagagaaacagagttaacgtttcgagtccatatgactcttcttcagtcaaTCAGActtgaaacagtttctctttccacagatgctgccagacctgctgaatttttccagcattttctatttttatttcagatttccagcatccagtgtTTTACTTTTATTGCACACATCTTAACAACAGAACAGgaattataataaaagcaaaatactgcagatgctggagatcacaaagtgctggaaaaactcagcaggtctgacagcaaatgtggagagaaacagagttcatgtgtcaagtccaatatgactctttggaAGAGAGGAGTTACCTGCTTATTAAATAAATTAACCAATCTAAatcaagaaaaaaatgaaaattaaaaatgaaaaacagactgaCTTTTGAAAAAACGAGTACAGGTGAATTTTATACAAACCAAAGAAGCATTACCCTGACCGAGGCACACAAACTCCCATTGTGTTCATATCTGATATTAAGAAATTCTTGCAGCCACCGAAAGCAATGTTTCACTCAACATTTTTGAATGTTAGATTAAATAACATAAGGCTTACTGAAGGCTTGAGCACATGACCTTAAACCAAAGTATTGTTTTAAAACTAAATGCCAAAGTTTGCAGATTATTAGATAGTAAGCAATCAGTGTTGAAATGACTTTTAGCAAACTCTAACAAAATTTACCACTAACCTCAATCAGATTATTTAACTCACAGGCTAGAGATCAAATCCAAAAATCTTTCTTGACCAAATAGTCAGTGCCTTATGATGATGCATTTACTCACTGGCCATATTAGGAGAGCTCTCAcaatgagctctgaagaaggattaCACCTGAAGTGTAAACTTACCTTTTTCCTGTGCTATTCTAACATTGTTATTCTAACATTGGAAGATTTTGTTTTTCCATTTAATTTAGCAATCATTTATTTAAAGATGTTTGCACCTATCAGGATCACTATTCTACAAGCAAGTTTCAAAATAACTAATCAATCTCAGTGTTATACGATGTTAAACATGCAAACATTTGTactttactttaaaaaaaagcttttgaaGTTAAATTAAAAGATTAATTTTATTAATAGAAAGGATTATTGTATCAATTCTATAAAATATAGGCCTTAAGGCATACTTGTGACATAGAAATCCCTTGAAAGTGTCAATGAAGACCATTTCACCCCATTAAGTAAACAAAGGGGAAGTGCAAGTCTAGGAATGGACACTTACCGCAGTCTCAAACCCTTTCAGGTTTGGAGTCAGCACTGGGTAGCTCACGTTTGGATATTTTCGGATTCCTTGCATCACTTCCTTCTGGTCAGCCATCTACACAGAAAAAGGCAATGGATACATTCCAACACATAGAATAGACAAGTACAAGTGTAATCACTCACATAGAGCACAATCTTTGAGGGCTCCAGTACAATATTAACTGACTAACGTCATGAAGTTCCACATCCAATATGTCATGTCCACAGTAAAATAATGTAACAATAATCACAAGAAATCAGTAAAACAGCTTGCACTCTcattgcagtaaaacatcccaaggcacttcacaggagcagtaTCAACCAGAATTTAAcaacaagccacataaggagatattaggacaggagattaaaagcttgattaaagaggtaggtttcaaaggagcatcttaaaggaagagagagtgtgttagagaagtggagaggttttgggagggaattccagagtataggattgaagcagctgaaggcactgggaatttttatttaaaaaagtgaTCAACATGGGATATATTTTTCCAAAACTCTAATGTGCAGAACTCAGTGCAAATATAAAGTTGCTAAATCTATTTTACATTAACAGCTGGACAAAAATATACCGAAAATTGTATCGTCCAGCAACATACTGTGACACTGACTCAGTACTATAGCTTGCCAAGTACGTAGAGAATACAACACAGCAACCTGCCTGGTGTTATTAAAATTGAGAGTCCCCATATAGAAACAAATTAAATACTGAAGATCTctacacagtgtaaaacagttttTTTACCCCCTCAATGGTGAAAATTTAGTTTCTCCAGCTGATGTAGCATGAATGGTTACGATGCCATcaggaatggatctctcaggCCAGAATTTCAGTATACGGCGCAGGGCTGACTTGAGCTGCTTCTCATGTCACAATTTGGAGCAAGTGGCCACATCTTCCCAGGCCGGTCCTCAAGTGGTTGAGGGTTGTCCAGATTTCCAGTGGAAGATTGAAACTTGGGACTTCACATTTcgggtcagttaccaggttgtGGTTGATAATGTTTGCATACAGGAGGCATACCATCACGAGGTGGAGCTGTTGTCAATTTAAAGGGTGTGGAGTGTGTTCCAGTAGGCATTAGGGGATTTCAAATGAATGCACGGGGaccttttgaggtcctgtgtCAATGGGAGTGCTTTGTTAGCTATCAGTGTAGCAACAGAACCCTCTATCCTGTTTGTATTGTTTAGGAGTCTAGATCCATAAACTGCTGAATACTCAAGTCTGACAAACAGAATTGCAAAAGCTGTTCAAAGTTAGTTTCATTTCCTAACTTGTTTACCTGAGGGACCCATTTTGGAGAGACAAAGCTTGTTGCTTCCACAACAGGCAACCCAGTCTCCGAGAGAAGGTTGATTAACTGAATTTTCACATCAGCCGGAACAATGACCTGCAAACAGAAGCATTTAAGGTAGGCAACTTGCAGGATAAAAATGATAAACACAGAAACTACAAATATCAATAAAGGTTTTAACAACTAATCCGACAACAGTGAGATTATTCCCTTGCGTGTACTTACAGGTTGAATTCTGCCCAGTTATCAAGTCAATTTAATCTTAACATATGATCTCCAGAACTGACAAAGCACATAGTCACACTTCCGTTTAGTAATTATGTATTATCTATACCGCACTTTCATACTGGGTAGGACCAATGCAATCTTTGTCAATCGAATAATGGTTTAATGCTTCATATACTAAATTAGGCCAAAAATAAACTACGCTTTTTGTATggagattaaaaaaaagaaatttgaCAATATTAAATTGAGGTTTTCCATCTAATTTATGGAATGTCACTTATCCTCATCCCAATGAAATTAAAGATCTTACATCCAAAGGCCTGGTTTCACTGGCTTTAGATGCCACCATGTACTAGTAGATTCATGAAAACTTGAGTTTACGTTATGCCTTTATAGTAAAATGCCCCGAGGCACTAAAGACTCGAGCAACTGTCTTTCAGGTCAGTCAATCGCCTCAAGTTTAATCAAAGATTTACTGTAAGTTTTAAATTATagctgtttatttttatttacccGATCTCTTCCAACATTGCCAAAGCTAGGgaaaaaatattctgaaaatgcCAGGTTTTGCCATGTCAATTTTCTGCACTGTCCTCCTAGTCTATTATTCACGTGTGAATTTTGAGAAATTAGTTTCATCAGGCGTTTCATCTGCAGTGAGTATTACAGCTAAATCTAATTTTGTCCTCATCTAATCTGCACACCCTTACACTCCGAGTAAAGTGAAGCAGGAAGGAACAAAAAAAGAGGGTTCAAAGTTAATTATCAGGAGCAGAAACTGTGATAAAGGCTCTCCTCTCTTACCAAAGGGAACCAGGCCAATTATAGTGCCCCATCACCAGCCTGTTCTTCCGAAGAGAATGACGACTTACTCGATCTGCTCACTAAAGTGCCAAAGGTGCTGAGATTGGCATTTTAGAATATGATCTCTAGTCAGGCCTTATTTATAATGTTGCTGGAAAAAACTGATACAGTTACTAGAAAGCATAGAAATCCCCTTTTCTATAATCTTTCCGCAAACTGTTGCTGTGTTGGATTAATTGCCCAATGGCAACTCTTCCCCATTACCCTGATTAGCTCCTGGTCGAAAGGTGAATTTTAACCTTTTCAAAGATTTACTATCTGTTGTTAGAGCCCAAACAAGCAATTTATTTGCAAATGAAAATTTGATTTCAGCAACCTTTGTAAAGCGAGTTCATCACATTAAGGGAGTAAGATTTTCCCAGAGCTGTTTTGATGGATTTCCCAAAAATACATTGAGATTAAAATTCTCTTTAATTGAAAAATAAGGTTTGCGTGcaggaaaaaaaattgaaatcaaCTGAGGAAATGTAATAATATTTAAAAGCCATTAAGTAGGATTGTTGATTGGACATCACCTTTTGTTGAGTTATGGCAATGCAATTAAATTCAGCTTTGTAGGCAGTAAAGCCACTCTTGCAAGAAGTAAACTGAATAACTGTTTCAGTTCGCAATGTAAAATTTTGGCAGATTGTGTATTTACCTTCTCATTCTGCAGTCCATCTCTGGGTCCAACTTCTACAATTTTCACATGCTCAGGTAGGGATTGTGCCACAGCCGCACTAGTCTACATAATGTTAAGAAAAAAATGTCAATACCTTTCAATGTTATTCACTTAGAAGATTGTAGTATTGCTTGTGTCATGTTATCATAGATATCCCTAccaaaaaaaaatgtcaaaaccGTCTCTATAAgcatagaatagaatcatagaatggttacagcacagggaggtcatttgtcctgtgccagctctctccAAGAGCAACTCAGATAGTCCCAATcttttgccttttccccatggACCTGCAATTTTTCATTCTTCAGATAAATATCTGagcccttttgaaagctacaattgaatATGCCTTCACCATACCTTCAGGCAGTGCAGTTTATATACTAactactcactgcataaaaaaagcttttcctcatgttgcctttcgTTCTTTTGCTATTCATCTTAAATCAGTGTTTCCTGACCCATCTGCCAATGGGAAGAATTTCTTCCTATCTGCTCTgttcagacccttcatgattttgaacatctctatcaaatctgctcttTAAAGACAACTTATTGTTgcattacagttttgcctgccaatttttgttcctctatatctttccaATAGCTGGTGGCCTGTAGAATGTACCCAGTAGTGTAATGGTACCTCTTTGGCTCTTAGCTCTAATCAAATATATTCTGTCCTCAACTTGTTTGGACATCATCTTCCACTAGCACagtaatgttctccttaatcaataatgCCACCCCTTCTTTTCTTTGTTGAAGTATTCAGTAACATTtagtacccagtcctgccctttttcAAGCCAGATTTCTATTATCACCACAACATTTGCTTTCCGCATCCGCAGCTCACTAACCTTATTCACCATACTTAATGTGTTCGTCTAGACGCAGAGTAAACCTAATTTAGACGTTTTTGCGTTTCCCCTTACTCTGATCCTACTTAATATCCTTACTATGTCTTAGCCTAGTGGTATCGGTCTCTCCCAATTCTCTGTGCGCCTTGTTTTCCCTGTCTAAAGTGATCTCATGGTTCTCATTTGcctgtcaagttagtttaaactctccccaacagcactaacaaaccaCACTATATTTATTTGTGTTCTAAGGTAAACAAAAAATTGTTGAACCTTAGAACTCCAACATGCCTCTGGTTCAATGCCACGTGTTGGCTATCTAGCAATTTTTGTACCAtgcaaagaaaacaagaaattagcTGACGCACAAAAGATGCGTTATAAACTCAAGTGTTGCCAGTGTGTGATAGTGAAAGCTCACAAAAACAAGTGAAAGTTCAGATAATTGTTGAAATGTTTTTAATTTTGGCACAATTCAGAATAC
The nucleotide sequence above comes from Carcharodon carcharias isolate sCarCar2 chromosome 19, sCarCar2.pri, whole genome shotgun sequence. Encoded proteins:
- the LOC121291740 gene encoding hydroxymethylglutaryl-CoA lyase, mitochondrial-like isoform X1; translation: MPLLAAAMLFPRLPVVAAVAFHRALATTTSAAVAQSLPEHVKIVEVGPRDGLQNEKVIVPADVKIQLINLLSETGLPVVEATSFVSPKWVPQMADQKEVMQGIRKYPNVSYPVLTPNLKGFETALKAGAREVAIFGAASEIFSKRNINCSIDESLQRFEEVMKAAKDLSIPVRGYVSCVLGCPYEGNVSPIKVAEVAKKLYSMGCYEISLGDTIGVGTPGSMQEMLTAVIKEVPVNALAVHCHDTYGQALANIFAALQMGICTVDSSVAGLGGCPYAQGASGNVATEDVVYMLNGLGIHTGVDLQKVLEAGSYICKVLKRKSSSKVAQASCKL
- the LOC121291740 gene encoding hydroxymethylglutaryl-CoA lyase, mitochondrial-like isoform X2, whose amino-acid sequence is MGAICTQTSAAVAQSLPEHVKIVEVGPRDGLQNEKVIVPADVKIQLINLLSETGLPVVEATSFVSPKWVPQMADQKEVMQGIRKYPNVSYPVLTPNLKGFETALKAGAREVAIFGAASEIFSKRNINCSIDESLQRFEEVMKAAKDLSIPVRGYVSCVLGCPYEGNVSPIKVAEVAKKLYSMGCYEISLGDTIGVGTPGSMQEMLTAVIKEVPVNALAVHCHDTYGQALANIFAALQMGICTVDSSVAGLGGCPYAQGASGNVATEDVVYMLNGLGIHTGVDLQKVLEAGSYICKVLKRKSSSKVAQASCKL
- the LOC121291740 gene encoding hydroxymethylglutaryl-CoA lyase, mitochondrial-like isoform X3, whose amino-acid sequence is MADQKEVMQGIRKYPNVSYPVLTPNLKGFETALKAGAREVAIFGAASEIFSKRNINCSIDESLQRFEEVMKAAKDLSIPVRGYVSCVLGCPYEGNVSPIKVAEVAKKLYSMGCYEISLGDTIGVGTPGSMQEMLTAVIKEVPVNALAVHCHDTYGQALANIFAALQMGICTVDSSVAGLGGCPYAQGASGNVATEDVVYMLNGLGIHTGVDLQKVLEAGSYICKVLKRKSSSKVAQASCKL